The genomic stretch ATGATGAATCACTACTTTGCCACAGTTGCCCGTGGTCTAGAACCTGTTGCTGCTGCTGAGCTGGAACGTTTAGGGGCAAAGGAAGTCCGTCCTGATTTCACTGGAGTGCATTTTGTTGGCGATAAAGCATTGCTATACCGGGTGAATCTCTGGGCAAGGACAATTTTTCGAGTGCTAGTCCCCATCCATGAATTTGCCTGCTATGACGCCCAGATGCTCTACCAAGGGGTGCAAAACATCTCCTGGGATGAGTATCTACGCCCCAACAACACCCTAGCTGTGGACTGTACGGGGGGCAATCAAAAACTCAACCACACCCACTTCACGGCTTTACAAGTTAAAAACGCCATCGTAGACCAACAGCGTGACAAATCAGGTCACAGGTCTAGCGTTGACACCGAAAGTCCAGATGTGCGGATTAATGTCCACATCCATCAAGACCGTTGCATTTTAAGTTTAGACAGTTCGGGTACCAGTCTCCATCGCCGGGGATACCGACCCGCAATGGGGCTGGCTCCCCTTAAGGAGACTCTGGCGGCTGCTATCCTCGACATGGCAGAGTGGGATGCGAATCTTCCCTTTTTAGACCCGCTATGCGGCTCTGGAACGCTCCCCTTAGAGGCAGCTTTAAAAGGTTTGAATATTGCCCCCGGATTATTTCGCGAAAATTTTGGCTTTTTCAGTTGGCTGGACTTTGATGAAGCTCTGTGGGAAGAGATATGGGCGGAAGCCGAAAACAGCGAAATCTCAGACTTGAAGGCACCAATTTGGGGGAGCGACAAAGACCCTGATATCCTAAGCCAAGCTCACACGAATGCCCAACGGTGCGGCATTGCAGATAAGCTAACGTTTACGCAAACCGAATTATCCCAATTGGAAGCACCCGCAGACAGCGGCGTTCTCATCTGTAATCCTCCCTACGGAGAACGTCTGGGAGATGAGAGAGAATTGGGCGAACTCTACAAAATGCTCGGTGATGTTTTCAAACAACGCTTCAAAGGTTGGACTGCCTTTGTTTTGACCGGAAACAAAGAGTTATCGAAAAGAGTGGGTCTCAAAACATCTCGTCGCATTCCTGTTTATAACGGTTCTTTAGCGTGTACCTTGCTCAAGTACGAATTGTATTAGAAATTAAAGCCAGTGGAAGAATCAAAAGCATTCATCTTTCTCCCCGATTCTGTTAAGACTCAATCTCAGCGAGTTCCATCCAGCGTTCAGTCGCAGCATCAATAGCCTGAGTTAAAGTTTCTACCTTTTGATAGAGTTCACCAACTTGGGCGACTTTGCCAGGAGCCGCATTATAAAGCGCTCTCTCTGCCTCAGCTTTTTCAGTTTCCAATTGAGCAATCTTGCCTTCAAGCTTCTCAAACTCGCGCTTTTCCCAAGTTGAAAGCCTACGCCGTTTGTTGTTATTGTTACTAGAGGGTTGTGGCTCTGCTGGACGTAGTTGGGGCTGCACTGACTTTAAGCTATCCTTAGCATTGGCAGCTTCGCGCAATGCTGCTTCTTCTTCGGCTTTCTTGTAGTCCAAGTAAACTGAGTAATTGCCTGGATATTGGCGCAGATTGCCACCCTCTTCAAAGGAAAATATTTTGTCTACGGCGCGGTCGAGGAAGTAGCGATCGTGGGAGACACAAATCATACAGCCGGGGAAATCTTCTAGATAGTCTTCTAAGACCGCTAAGGTTTGAACATCTAAGTCATTGGTTGGTTCATCAAGAATGAGAACATTAGGCGCACTCATCAAAACGCGCAACAGAAATAGGCGACGTTTTTCCCCACCAGAAAGTTTATGAATCGGGGCATATTGTTGATTGCCAGGGAATAGAAAACGCTCCAACATTTGGGAAGCCGTAATCTGAGTGCCATCGGCAATTTTGAGATATTCTCCAACTTCTTTAATGTAGTCAATCACTCGCAAATTTTCATTCAATGCAACGAGTAATTCTTCAGAGTGTTGGTTAAAATAGCCAATGTGAATGGTAGAGCCAATCTCAACGCTTCCAGAATCAGGTTGAACGCGCCCGGTGATAATATCCATCAAAGTTGATTTGCCTGCACCATTGCCACCGATGATGCCGATACGATCTTCGGGACTAAATTCATAGGTGAAATCTTTGATTAAGGTGCGTCCATCGTAGGCTTTAGAGATATTCGTTAAATCAATAACTTTTTTGCCAATCCGACGGCTCAGAGTGGAAATATCGACTTTGCCCTGAGTCTGTTTGAACTCAGTTGCTTGCATCTCGTGGACGCGATCGATCCGAGCTTTCTGCTTGGTACTCCGGGCTTTTGGTCCTCGCTTCAACCATTCCAATTCTCGGCGAAGTACTCCCTGATGTTTGCGCTGACTGCTGACAGCAGACTCTTCAGCGAGGGCTTTTTTCTCTAAATAGTAGGAATAGTTACCCGCGTAAGTGTAGAGATCGCCTCGGTCGATTTCAAGAATTCGGTTGGTGACGCGATCGAGAAAATAGCGATCGTGAGTGATGAGCAGAATTGCTCCCCGATAGCGGTTCAAATAACTTTGTAACCACTCGACAGATAGGGCATCTAGATGGTTAGTTGGTTCATCCATCAGCAACACTTCCGGTTCCGAAAGTAAAGCGGTTGCCAAAGCAATTCGCTTGCGATAGCCGCCGGATAGAGTAGCAATTTTGGCGTTAAAATCTTCAATTCCTAGCTTGGTGAGGATGATTTTGGCATTTGTCTCTAGTTCCCAAGCACCCGTGGCATCCATGCGTTGCATGACCGTAGAGAAGCGGGACATGAGCTGGCTATCTTCTCGATTGTGAGCCAGTTTGTCTGACAGTTCTTCATATTCGCGGACAAGGGACATTTGCTCCCCGCTATCGGCAAAGACTTGCTCTAGAACGGTGAGATTTTCATCTAAGTCGGGTTGCTGAGGTAAGTAAACAATCCGTACTCCTGAGTTGACTAAAAGTTGACCGCCATCAATCGGTTCTAGTCCGGCTATCATCTTCAACAGCGTTGATTTTCCAGAGCCGTTGGTGCCGATTAGTCCGACTTTATCCGTGGGATCTAGGCTAAAGTTGGCATCTTTTAAAATTTCTTTGATACCAAAGTCTTTTTTAACTGATTGCAGTGTAAATATGCTCATATCATTCTCAACTTTGTTTGGAGGGAGTAGGTGTTGCCCGTGAGTTGCCTAAATAGAGGGCGAAGCATTTGGGAGTGCAATTTCTTGGAGTGTGTTTGGGTTTATTTCCCGAATGCTTCGCCCCTACAAAACCATCTATGTAGGGGCGAAGCATAAGCATAACTGAGCGTAACGATGTGTTAGCTGGCAACCCTTAATTTTATTCGCTCATGGTTCGCCTTCTTAATTCTGACGAGGCGAATCTACCCCCTAAAACTATTGATGGGAAGTTGCATCCTGAAGATTACCCAGGTTAAAGAGAAATGGGATACTGCTATTAGAGTCACCACCCGTGACGAGAACTTTTGGCATTTGGGAACCTCCTTGTCTCCACGCTTCGATCGCTTCTTTCTGAAGAACTAGCCCACCCCCTTGTTGCTTTAGGGTTTCAGCTAGGAGTCGTTGAGCCTCAGCTCTACCTCTGGCGCGATTGATGTCTGCTTGGGCTTCTTGTTCAGCTTCTTGCGCCACATAGACTGCTCGTTGCGCCCGCTGTTCGGCAATTTGTTTCTCTTCAACTGCCCTCGCAAACTCAGGGGAGAAAGTTAGGTCAACGACACTAGTATCTAGCACGATAATTCCGTACTTATCTAACCGTTGACCCAAGGCAGTATCAAAGTCTTGTTTCAGTTCCTCTCTTTTAGTAATTGCTTCTTCAACGGTTCTCCTAGCCGCTGCTACTTTAAAAGATTCCTGAGTCTGCGGTGCAATAATTTTTGACACGATATTCTCTAAGGTTCCTTGTTTCCTTCTCACCTCAACGACTTGGATAGGGTCGAGGCGAAAGTTGATGGCAAATCTAGCAGAGAGATCCTGTAGATCCTTGGTAGAACTCTGTGCCGGAACTTCAAATTTTTGCACGGTCAAATCATAGATGTCTACAACTGAGATCAGTGGGGGTTTGAGGTGGATGCCTTCTAGCACAGCTCCATCTCTCGCTTTCCCTAAGATACTGATGACTCCTGCCTGACCTGGGTTAATAATTACAAAAGAATTGAGACTAATAAAGAGGACTAAGGCAGTGATAATCCCTAGGATTGATAATTGTAAATTCTGCGCGTACTGATTTTTCAAGAGCCGATCTCCTTTTGTTTTGGTGTGACTCAGGGGTTATGGTTTGCTACCTCTACTTCTGTATCACCCTTCTCCACGGTAAACTAAAACTCATGTTTACCCGTTTTCTACCATCCGCAGCCCAAGCGCTGACAGAATCCACCTCGATAGCCCTAGCAGAGAGTATCGAGCAGACTGCGATCGCAACTCCTCTCTCGCAACAGGCGATCGCTACCACCTACGTTCATCAGGGTAGCGGCGGAACGCCCATCCTGTTGCTGCATGGCTTCGATAGCTCTATATTTGAGTTCCGTCGCCTCCTACCACTGCTGGCAACCCAGAATGAAGCGTGGGTTGTGGATTTGTTGGGTTTCGGCTTTACCGAACGACCGGCTGGACTCCCGTTTAGCCCAACAGCCATTAAAACCCATCTCTACTACTTCTGGAAAACGCTGATTAACCAGCCAATCGTTCTCGTGGGAACTTCAATGGGGGGTGCAGCGGCAATTGATTTTACCCTTACTTACCCGGAAGCGGTGCAAAAGTTGGTGTTGATTGATAGCGCTGGTTTCGCTAGTCCCCCCAACATCGGCAGGTTGTTGTTTCCTCCCATCAGTTACCTGGCGACTTCATTTTTGCGAAATCAGAAAGTGCGCGATCGCA from Coleofasciculus sp. FACHB-T130 encodes the following:
- a CDS encoding THUMP domain-containing protein, whose amino-acid sequence is MNHYFATVARGLEPVAAAELERLGAKEVRPDFTGVHFVGDKALLYRVNLWARTIFRVLVPIHEFACYDAQMLYQGVQNISWDEYLRPNNTLAVDCTGGNQKLNHTHFTALQVKNAIVDQQRDKSGHRSSVDTESPDVRINVHIHQDRCILSLDSSGTSLHRRGYRPAMGLAPLKETLAAAILDMAEWDANLPFLDPLCGSGTLPLEAALKGLNIAPGLFRENFGFFSWLDFDEALWEEIWAEAENSEISDLKAPIWGSDKDPDILSQAHTNAQRCGIADKLTFTQTELSQLEAPADSGVLICNPPYGERLGDERELGELYKMLGDVFKQRFKGWTAFVLTGNKELSKRVGLKTSRRIPVYNGSLACTLLKYELY
- a CDS encoding ABC-F family ATP-binding cassette domain-containing protein; translated protein: MSIFTLQSVKKDFGIKEILKDANFSLDPTDKVGLIGTNGSGKSTLLKMIAGLEPIDGGQLLVNSGVRIVYLPQQPDLDENLTVLEQVFADSGEQMSLVREYEELSDKLAHNREDSQLMSRFSTVMQRMDATGAWELETNAKIILTKLGIEDFNAKIATLSGGYRKRIALATALLSEPEVLLMDEPTNHLDALSVEWLQSYLNRYRGAILLITHDRYFLDRVTNRILEIDRGDLYTYAGNYSYYLEKKALAEESAVSSQRKHQGVLRRELEWLKRGPKARSTKQKARIDRVHEMQATEFKQTQGKVDISTLSRRIGKKVIDLTNISKAYDGRTLIKDFTYEFSPEDRIGIIGGNGAGKSTLMDIITGRVQPDSGSVEIGSTIHIGYFNQHSEELLVALNENLRVIDYIKEVGEYLKIADGTQITASQMLERFLFPGNQQYAPIHKLSGGEKRRLFLLRVLMSAPNVLILDEPTNDLDVQTLAVLEDYLEDFPGCMICVSHDRYFLDRAVDKIFSFEEGGNLRQYPGNYSVYLDYKKAEEEAALREAANAKDSLKSVQPQLRPAEPQPSSNNNNKRRRLSTWEKREFEKLEGKIAQLETEKAEAERALYNAAPGKVAQVGELYQKVETLTQAIDAATERWMELAEIES
- a CDS encoding prohibitin family protein, yielding MKNQYAQNLQLSILGIITALVLFISLNSFVIINPGQAGVISILGKARDGAVLEGIHLKPPLISVVDIYDLTVQKFEVPAQSSTKDLQDLSARFAINFRLDPIQVVEVRRKQGTLENIVSKIIAPQTQESFKVAAARRTVEEAITKREELKQDFDTALGQRLDKYGIIVLDTSVVDLTFSPEFARAVEEKQIAEQRAQRAVYVAQEAEQEAQADINRARGRAEAQRLLAETLKQQGGGLVLQKEAIEAWRQGGSQMPKVLVTGGDSNSSIPFLFNLGNLQDATSHQ
- a CDS encoding alpha/beta hydrolase, coding for MFTRFLPSAAQALTESTSIALAESIEQTAIATPLSQQAIATTYVHQGSGGTPILLLHGFDSSIFEFRRLLPLLATQNEAWVVDLLGFGFTERPAGLPFSPTAIKTHLYYFWKTLINQPIVLVGTSMGGAAAIDFTLTYPEAVQKLVLIDSAGFASPPNIGRLLFPPISYLATSFLRNQKVRDRISRSAYHDQSFASLDALRCAALHLDLPNWHDALIAFTKSGGYNFLSDKIAQIDKPTLILWGQFDRILGTADAEKFKRAIALSQLIWIENCGHVPHLEQSQITAQHILEFC